In Gemmata obscuriglobus, a single genomic region encodes these proteins:
- a CDS encoding YbjQ family protein, translating to MADKEPRLIVTTAMGVDGFEVAEYLGVVRGIVVRAATITQGIRGAFGSFFGGNVAAYEEVCEQARSDAFKRMARQAREIGADAVIGMAYDATEFAPNVTEVLAYGTAVTLRPKSA from the coding sequence ATGGCGGACAAAGAACCGCGGTTGATCGTGACGACCGCGATGGGCGTGGACGGGTTCGAGGTGGCCGAGTACCTCGGCGTGGTGCGCGGGATCGTGGTCCGCGCCGCGACCATCACACAGGGCATTCGCGGCGCGTTCGGCAGCTTTTTCGGGGGGAATGTTGCCGCATACGAAGAGGTGTGTGAGCAGGCACGCTCGGACGCGTTCAAGCGGATGGCCCGGCAGGCCCGCGAGATCGGTGCCGACGCCGTCATCGGCATGGCCTACGACGCGACCGAGTTCGCCCCGAACGTGACCGAGGTGTTGGCCTACGGCACCGCGGTCACGCTTCGCCCGAAGTCCGCATAG
- a CDS encoding MOSC domain-containing protein: MAHVTSIVYRPKKTGRPQDRYERVPAERVQLAPFKGIVGDQKGGSTKRQLNIMLAETLAELGAEGFKVAPGEMGEQIVLTGLAPAALAEGTQLRLGGAVIEVGILRTGCARFEMIQGRPRGLVKGRLGVLATVVSGGEVAVGDAVEVVPS, from the coding sequence ATGGCGCACGTCACCAGCATCGTTTACCGTCCGAAAAAGACCGGCCGTCCCCAAGACCGCTACGAGCGCGTTCCGGCCGAGCGCGTGCAACTCGCCCCGTTCAAGGGAATCGTCGGCGACCAGAAGGGCGGTTCCACGAAGCGCCAACTCAACATCATGCTCGCCGAGACGCTCGCCGAACTCGGCGCCGAGGGCTTCAAGGTCGCACCGGGCGAAATGGGCGAGCAGATCGTGCTCACCGGCCTCGCCCCGGCGGCGCTCGCGGAAGGCACGCAACTCAGGCTCGGCGGTGCGGTGATCGAGGTCGGCATTCTGCGCACCGGGTGCGCGCGGTTCGAGATGATCCAGGGCCGGCCGCGCGGTCTCGTCAAAGGCCGGCTCGGTGTCCTCGCAACCGTCGTGAGCGGGGGCGAGGTGGCGGTCGGTGACGCGGTTGAGGTCGTGCCGAGCTAA
- a CDS encoding S1C family serine protease, which translates to MRRLIALATGLLLLVNGIRADDAIPAETVVSVKRATAYIRAEGTNWNGTGSGFVISVNKDTVLLATNYHVISSPSAEKRQRPAEFTTSTKQVTVTAVFNGGTKNEVESRAEVIACDPDNDLAILRVTGLKAPPAAIDFASAPAPVETMTVYTFGYPFGQSLATGKGAPAITVGKASVSSLRLDDAGELSRVQIDGSLNPGNSGGPMVDTKGRLVGVAVSRVRDGQGIGFAVPAAELGRLMKGRMGGVHLTARKGDDNKLVVKAEVGLIDPLAALKGATLHYVVVAPKGALPKPGEPVSKHPGAKSAVLKFDGGVATAELTLGATDGEIVVQAVPDGVPTGAGRVRTFPLTVPKGAKAVVLGEPGVPGGAGAGETAAPRGWKEYTPPNKTFKVWFPDNVKVEEEQKATPIQIDDPAPAAPFPAMPQFPAMPPIPAPPPLPGFPPPRFPALPPPPRFPALPQPPRLPNLFNRVYINVSSAVCAVPDGPSYVVEQVIITPPRGPVNADEIHRLLRQVAMGKGDAKVTRETDVQMGPFKGKEYLIERERGAVRARSFVIGSSFYLLRSIGSLDEVQSADSTRFLESCRLEKPAPPPPAVPGATVAGGTPHDTTFNDPVPAKGALVGVEFGLGKIGENRTVTAARAVFQVGGTESYGPWHGPEPAPADKSRVVAKTGYVLTGLSVRATAFWVQGVTATFTKQTEGKLDPKDSYESDPIGSKDGPDSVAVGGKAEAPIGFVGKTGARGLSGLGLAFKAVGAPPPARATTRGPRTHGGAHDSEHREVAPAGGYLIGLEVGMSKWFNNDVVGSVRAVYRTGDKETLGEQFGTLAGPAVKVVAKPGYAVGALALKARGGLDSIVITFMKVVDGKLDPKDSYESERLGGPGGPGGREPVRVGGDGTLVVGLLARANHKDVTGLGLIYPDTNKPGLDAPWPRGLPTQIQGGGGDPEFREVGPEGSVLVGLEVGVGRFFDNPVIKCVRPVFRGGDKETTGEWHGPTDQTVVKEFVKVVAKPGYAVGVLTVRTGLGADGLSITFMKVVDGKLDPKDSYESEWVGGKGGGEGKVGDGTLAIGLIGKARADTVSGFGLLHPIAPKK; encoded by the coding sequence ATGCGTCGATTGATTGCCCTCGCCACGGGGCTTTTGCTGCTCGTTAACGGAATTCGCGCCGATGACGCCATCCCGGCCGAAACGGTCGTGAGCGTCAAACGCGCCACCGCTTACATCCGGGCTGAAGGCACAAACTGGAACGGCACGGGCTCCGGGTTCGTCATTTCGGTGAATAAAGATACGGTCCTGCTTGCCACCAATTACCACGTTATTTCCAGCCCGAGTGCCGAAAAACGACAACGGCCGGCCGAGTTCACCACCAGCACCAAACAGGTCACCGTAACGGCAGTGTTCAACGGTGGGACCAAGAACGAGGTGGAGTCGCGGGCCGAGGTGATCGCGTGCGATCCCGACAACGATCTCGCTATCCTCCGTGTAACGGGCCTCAAGGCCCCGCCGGCGGCGATCGATTTTGCCAGCGCGCCCGCCCCCGTCGAAACAATGACGGTCTACACGTTCGGCTACCCGTTCGGGCAGTCGCTCGCGACGGGCAAGGGCGCGCCGGCGATTACTGTGGGTAAGGCGTCGGTATCGAGCCTGCGGTTGGACGACGCCGGCGAACTCAGCCGGGTGCAGATCGACGGCTCTCTGAACCCCGGCAACAGCGGCGGCCCGATGGTCGATACCAAGGGGCGACTCGTGGGCGTCGCCGTCTCCCGCGTCCGCGACGGCCAGGGCATCGGGTTCGCAGTTCCGGCGGCCGAGTTGGGGCGGCTCATGAAGGGACGAATGGGCGGCGTGCATCTGACCGCCCGGAAGGGGGACGACAACAAACTCGTCGTGAAGGCCGAGGTCGGGCTGATCGATCCGCTGGCGGCGCTCAAAGGAGCCACCCTGCACTACGTCGTCGTCGCGCCCAAGGGGGCACTGCCGAAACCGGGCGAACCGGTGAGCAAACACCCCGGAGCGAAGTCGGCCGTGCTCAAGTTCGACGGCGGAGTGGCCACGGCCGAACTGACGCTTGGGGCCACCGACGGCGAGATCGTTGTCCAGGCCGTCCCGGATGGCGTGCCGACCGGCGCCGGCCGCGTTCGCACCTTTCCGCTTACCGTTCCCAAGGGTGCCAAGGCGGTCGTGCTCGGCGAACCGGGCGTTCCCGGCGGCGCCGGTGCCGGGGAAACGGCCGCCCCGCGCGGGTGGAAGGAGTACACCCCGCCAAACAAGACGTTTAAAGTCTGGTTCCCCGACAACGTGAAGGTCGAAGAAGAGCAAAAGGCCACGCCGATCCAGATCGACGATCCCGCGCCCGCGGCGCCGTTCCCGGCAATGCCACAGTTTCCAGCCATGCCCCCGATCCCGGCCCCGCCGCCGCTGCCCGGCTTCCCTCCGCCCCGGTTCCCGGCGCTACCTCCTCCGCCCCGGTTCCCGGCTCTGCCTCAACCGCCCCGGCTCCCGAACCTCTTTAACAGGGTCTACATCAACGTCAGTTCGGCCGTTTGTGCCGTGCCCGACGGTCCGAGTTACGTCGTCGAGCAGGTCATCATCACCCCGCCCCGGGGGCCGGTCAACGCGGACGAGATCCACCGCCTGCTCCGCCAGGTGGCAATGGGTAAAGGAGACGCAAAGGTTACGCGTGAAACGGACGTGCAGATGGGGCCGTTCAAGGGCAAAGAGTACCTGATCGAGCGGGAGCGGGGGGCGGTCCGCGCCCGATCGTTCGTCATCGGCAGCAGTTTCTACCTGCTCCGCTCGATCGGCTCCCTCGACGAGGTCCAGTCCGCGGACAGCACACGGTTCCTGGAATCCTGCCGGCTTGAGAAGCCGGCGCCGCCACCACCCGCCGTTCCGGGAGCAACCGTCGCCGGTGGGACCCCGCACGACACCACGTTCAACGACCCTGTGCCCGCCAAGGGTGCCCTCGTCGGGGTCGAGTTCGGTTTGGGGAAAATCGGCGAAAACAGGACGGTGACTGCGGCCCGCGCGGTGTTCCAGGTGGGCGGTACCGAGTCGTACGGCCCGTGGCACGGGCCGGAGCCGGCACCCGCTGACAAATCCAGGGTGGTTGCGAAGACGGGCTACGTGCTGACCGGGCTGAGCGTCCGTGCCACGGCGTTCTGGGTGCAAGGCGTCACCGCGACGTTTACGAAACAAACTGAGGGCAAGCTCGATCCAAAGGACAGCTACGAAAGCGACCCGATCGGCTCCAAAGACGGCCCCGACAGCGTGGCGGTAGGTGGAAAGGCGGAGGCCCCGATCGGGTTCGTGGGCAAGACAGGTGCGCGCGGGCTGAGCGGCCTCGGGTTGGCGTTCAAAGCCGTTGGGGCCCCGCCCCCGGCGCGTGCGACCACACGCGGGCCGCGCACCCACGGCGGCGCACACGACTCGGAACACCGCGAGGTCGCCCCCGCCGGCGGCTACCTCATCGGACTGGAAGTCGGCATGAGCAAGTGGTTCAACAACGATGTCGTCGGGTCGGTGCGCGCGGTTTACCGCACCGGGGATAAAGAAACGCTCGGCGAACAGTTCGGAACACTTGCGGGTCCGGCGGTGAAGGTCGTGGCCAAACCGGGGTACGCGGTCGGCGCGCTGGCCCTGAAAGCCAGGGGCGGGCTGGACAGTATCGTGATCACGTTCATGAAGGTCGTGGACGGCAAACTGGACCCGAAAGACAGTTACGAGAGCGAACGCCTCGGCGGACCCGGCGGACCCGGCGGACGCGAGCCGGTCCGAGTGGGCGGCGACGGTACACTCGTCGTCGGGCTCCTCGCCCGGGCGAACCACAAGGACGTGACCGGGCTGGGGCTGATCTACCCGGACACCAACAAACCGGGGTTGGACGCGCCGTGGCCCCGTGGGCTCCCCACTCAGATTCAAGGCGGGGGTGGTGACCCCGAGTTCCGCGAAGTCGGCCCCGAAGGCTCGGTCCTGGTCGGGCTCGAGGTCGGTGTCGGGCGGTTCTTCGACAATCCGGTAATCAAGTGCGTCCGCCCGGTGTTCCGCGGCGGCGATAAGGAAACCACGGGTGAGTGGCACGGACCGACCGATCAGACGGTGGTGAAAGAGTTCGTCAAGGTGGTCGCCAAGCCGGGCTACGCCGTGGGGGTGCTGACGGTCCGGACGGGACTCGGGGCGGACGGGCTTTCGATCACGTTCATGAAGGTCGTGGACGGCAAGCTCGATCCAAAAGACAGTTACGAAAGCGAATGGGTGGGCGGGAAAGGTGGCGGCGAAGGAAAAGTCGGGGACGGGACGCTGGCCATCGGGCTGATCGGAAAAGCCCGTGCCGACACCGTCAGCGGGTTCGGCTTGCTTCACCCCATTGCACCGAAGAAGTAA